Part of the Halorhabdus utahensis DSM 12940 genome, CGGCGTCTGGAGCGTCTGGGAGATCGAGCGCGCCGAGAAGCTCGCGGAACTCAAGGCAGTCGAGGAGAAGATGCTCACCGGCCTCGAAGGGACTGCACTCCACGACCGGAAAGGCGACGCCCGGAAGGTCAACGCTATGATGAGCGGACTCGGGCCGACGATCGGCATGCTTCTCCCGATCATTCCGTACTTTTTCGTCGGGGTTGCGCTGTCGATGATGTGGGCGACGGTCATCGGCGTGTTGATCGGGGTCTCCCTGCTGTTCGTCTTCGGTGCGTACATGGGCAACCTCTCGGAGCAGAACTGGGTGATTGCCGGACTCCGGACCGGGGTCGTCGGGCTCGTCGTCGGCGGCATCAATATCATTCTGCCCGGGTAATTCTCCGCAAATCTCCCCAGCAGCCGAACAGTTACGCCGATGTCAGTCGGTAGACAGCACCCGTCGAGCCGACCAACTGTCCGCGCTCGCTGGCACAGACGTAAAGCTCGCCAGCCTGATCGCGGCCGAACGCCAGGATCATCGGGGCAAATTCGCTGTCATCCACCGAAATCGTCGTGGTCTCCCAGAGCCCGTCCTCCGTTGGGGTGCCGACAAAGAGTGTCCCGTTGGCCTGCCAGTCGGCGAAGACGTACCGATCACGGAGCCCAGGGATCGACTCGCCCGTATAGAACTGTCCCCCGATCACCGCGACGCCGCTAACCGGCTGGCCGCTGTGAGGATACTCGATCACCGGGTCGAGCAAGGGTTCGCCATCCGGTGTCTCGATCGGGCAAGACCCATTCGACGACCCGGGCGAGAAACAGTGTGTCCCTTCCCGGACGTTCCAGCCGTAGTTCCCCCCGTTCGTGACGCGGTTGACCTCCTCAAATCGACCCTGGCCGACGTCCGCCGCGTACAACTCGCCGTCGTGAAACGCCATCCGCCAGGGGTTGCGTAATCCCCACGCGTAATACTCGTCGAGCCCATCCGTCCCCACGAGCGGATTGTCCTCGGGGATCGCATAGGGTTCCTCGCCGGTTTCGGTGACGTCGATCCGGAGCACACCGCCCAGAAGATTCTCGGTGACGTCCTGTCCATTCCCGCCGGAATTTGCAGCAAACCAATCGGAAACGTGCCCAGTGCCAGTGTCGTCGGCCCCACCGCCGTCACCGACGGCGATGTAGAGATATCCATCGGGCCCGAATTCGAGTGCGCCTGCGTTGTGATTGGTCTGGGGTTCCGGAAATTCGAGTATCCGCTGTTCGGTGTCAGTGTCAGCAGCGAGCGTGTCCGTCTCGATCGAAAACGAGGAGAGCGCGAACGTATGAGAGTAGTCCTCCGGTGTCGCCTCACCCGGTGGCGCACTGTACCGAACGAACAGGCGATCGTCCGCGGGATAGTCCGGATGGAGCGCAAAGCCGAGCAACCCTCGCTCGTCGTAGCCCGAGACGTCGATCATCCGATCCCTGATATCGATCAGTGGTTCGTCCCGGACGCTCCCGTCCGAAACGACGTGGATCGTTCCCACCTGATCGGCAACGAGAACCACGCCGTCCTCTGGTGGAAACGTGACGCTTACAGGTGCCGTGAATCCTCCCGCGACTTGCTCGACGCCCACTGACGCCGGCAAACCCTCCTCATCGCTTTCGGTAGTTGTTTCGTCCGCTTCCGTCGTCGTTGTTTCGCTCTCGGTCGTCGACGGTGGCTCGTCAGTCTCGGGACTCTCCGTCGTCGATTCGGTATCAGTGGTCTCAGCCGTCTCAGTGTCTTCTGTCGGTGTCGAATCGTCTGTACAGCCCGCGAGACTGCCCCCGACCGCCGTAAATCCCGCCCCAAGCATTTCTCGTCGAGTAAAATGTGAACTCATGACAAACTGCTCCGGCCCGACGGAAAAAACGGTTCGTGTGGCGGCAGGACAGTCCCCGACTCAGAGAGGGAATCATGTCCGGTAGCGACGACAAACGGCGATCTACCCGGCGAATTCATAGAGCTCGTCGCCGACGTGGTGGATCGTGTCGACGACCTTGCCCTCGTCGCCGAGCATCGCCGACCCGTCGACGCGGGCGCGCCCCACTGCCAGTACCTTGCCGTGGTTCTCCTCGCTGATGACGAGGAGGTCCCCGCTGTCGATCGACTCGTCGGCTTCGACGATCCCGGGGCGCATCACGTCCGCGCCGTCAGAGACGAACGAGATGGCACCGGAATCGACGGTGACGACGTTCTGGGCAGGCTGATACTCGTTTGCTCCACGGACAGTGAGGAACGGATCGTCGGTGCTGTCCGGCGATTCGTCGTCGGGAACGTAGAAGACTGCGGGCGCACCCTCGACGAGAACGACCTCCCAGTCGCTGTCCTCGAACGTGACTTTCTCGTAGGTCTCGGCGTCGAGTTCGACGCCCAGTCCTTTGGCGAGTGCATCCTCGATCTCGTCGATCGCGTCAGCCCGGAGGTGGTGGCGGGATTTGACGTTCATACAGGAGGGCTGGTCGCGGGCCGGGATAAATCGATTGTTTGTCGAAACGCCTACCTATCGGCCAGTCATATCCGGTTGCATGACTGCTAACGAGGAGGACGAGCAGGCCGCGGCGGGCACCCCCGAGGGGCAGGGTCCCGTCGAGATCGACGAGGAACTCGCCCGCCATCTCGAGAACAAACGCGAGGAACTCTTCGAGAAGTTCGAAATCCCGGACGGCTTTCCGCCCGAAGTCCTCGAAGAGGCGAAAGCCCGAACCGAGGACGTGGGAAGCGAGATCGAGGCGGAGATCGACGAGCGACGTGACCTTCGGGAGATGACGACCTGGACGACCGACCCGATCGACGCCCAGGACTTCGACGACGCCATCTCGATCGAGCATCGCGACGACGAGATCGTCCTCTGGGTTCATATCGCCGACGTGACTCACTACGTGAATCCGGACACGGCGATGTGGAGTTCGGCCGTCGAGCGCGCGAACACCGTCTATCTGCCGGGCTACACCGTCCACATGCTACCACCGATCCTGGCCGAGACGGTCTGCTCGCTGGTCCCCAACGAGGACCGACTCGCCCACACCGTCGAGATGCACCTCGATCCGGAGACCCTCTCATACGAGAACATCGAGATCTACAAGTCTGTCATCCGAAGCGATGCCCGACTGACCTACACCGAGGCTGAACGCCTCCTCGACGAACCCGAGACGGCCGAGGATGTTCTGGAAGACCAGTCGGTGGACCTCGCCGAAAAGACCCAGGCGATCTGGGAACTCGCGGATCAGATGCACGAGCAGCGCAAGGCGGACGGCTCACTCGTGTTGAACCCACGCCGCGATCGCGCCCATACGATCATCGAGGAGTGTATGCTCAAAGCCAACAAGGCCGTGACGCACGTCCTCATGTGGGATCGGGGCGTCGAGGCGATGTATCGCGTGCATCCACAGCCAAGCCCGGAGGAGTGGAACGAGGCGCTCCAGGAGATTCAGGACTTGGGCGGCGTCTCGATCCCAGGCGGGGGCTGGGACGATCCACGGCAGGCCGTCAACGCGACGCTGGAAGATGCCCCGGAGCGCCAGCTTGACAAGATCCAGTGGGCCGTGATGAAAGTGATGCCCCGTGCGAAGTATATGAACGACCCCTTCGGCGGCCACCACGCGCTGAACTTCGAGATCTACGGTCACTTCACGTCGCCGATCCGTCGGCTCTCCGACCTGATCAACCACTGGATCGTCCATACCAACGATGTTCCCGAGGATCTCGTTGCACTGTGTGATCGCGCCAGCGACAAACAGAAGGACGCCGAACAGTGTGAACGGGAGTACAAGAAGTTCCTCGAAGAAGTCGGTCTCGACCCCGCAGCGGTCAACAACCGCGGCATCGAGGTTATCGACTCCGACTAGCTGTCGATCAATCGGGGGCGCAGCTGCATCCACTATTCAACACCAGCACCGACGAAACGTGCCCCCAAGGAAGCCACCAGTCGACCCTTCGGATCAGCGTGTGGAAATTTACTACATGGTGCATGACCAGTCTGCTCATATTCTGGCGAGCAGCTTGCCGCGTTGTCATACCAGTCCCGTCTGGACCTGAGAGAAACCGGTTCGGACGGGATATCTCCGGGATGTTTTGGCCCGTATAGCGGCCGTCTTCCACGGACATCCGGTTGCCCCCTGGCCGGTGAGCTCGTCACCTCGTGGCTGTCCGCCTTCCGGGCAGAATGTCTCGATGACATGAATGACTGACCTGGAGAACCAGTATGTAACTCAGTCTTCGAGGATCATGAGAACGAACTAAGCCGGAGACGGCATCTCGATGGTTCCCAAACTGGTTAGGCATGGGACCCATGGTATCCGAAGGTGTATCAAGACTACAGTGTTAGCGTCACGTCACGTTGCAGCTGTCGTCACCATTACAAGCAAGCCGTTCTTATGGAGAGATAACGCACTGTTGATATGATAGGCCGATCCGTCAAAACAAGCAAGGCAATCCACCGGCGGACCGGAAAGACGTTTTATATCGCCACGAGATTGCTTCCCGAGCGAGTGCGGGAAGCGACGTACGCTCTATATGCGTTTTTCCGGATCGCCGACGACGTGGTCGACCGCCCGGACCCGCCCGATGCCGAGACCCAACGACGCCATCTGGAAGCGATCCGCGCCGCCGCAAACGGTGAACAGATCCAGCGGGGAGTCCTCTCGGAGACGGACCGTGAGGTTCTGGAGACGTTTCGATCGCTTGCCGAGGAGGCCGACATCGATCCCGCCGAGATCGACGTTTTCATCGACGCGATGGCCCAGGACATCGATCATTCGGGTTACGAAACCTACGAGGAATTACGTGGCTACATGCGCGGCTCCGCCGCTGCCGTCGGAAACATGATGCTCTCGGTCATGGACCCACCGGAAAGTGATCGTGCCACGCCTCACGCCAGGTCACTGGCCGAGGCATTTCAACTGACGAACTTCGTCAGAGACGTGCGGGAGGACATCAGCGAGTACGATCGGGTGTATTTACCGGACGAAACGCTCGATCGGCACGACGTGACGGAAACACAACTCCGGCGCGGTGACATGACCGACGACGTGGCTGCCGTTATCCGGACCGAGCTTCACCGGACTGAATCCCTGTACCGACACGGTGTGGCGGGGATACGGTACCTCCCCGAGGACTGTCAGTTCGCCGTCCTGTTGGCGGCAGTCTTGTACGCTGATCACCACCGACAGATCAGACACCTCGAGTACGACGTCCTGAACGGCGACGCGTCGCTGTCGATGACGCGACGGCTGTGGCTACTTGCCCGAACCTGGTATCACTGGCGACGGACCCACGATCCCGAAGCAGCGTTCTACGCGGCAAGTGCAATTTCGGAAGACGGGCCGGCGAGCGATCACCCGGATCCACAGTTACAACCGGATCGCGTGATCTGAGACACTTTCGCATCGAGCCCGATCGTTTCATGCTGGCGATGACCGCCGTCATCGGCCGCATCGTGTCTGACGTAAAACCTATACCCGTCCCGAACACCGGAATAGATATGGGACTGATGAGCAAAATTCTGGGGGGCTCAGGCGCCTCTCGCCGGACGGATGATTACGTCGAACTCGACGCCGGCGATGCCAGTACGACCGCCCCCGAGGCTGACACCGAGGTTCGAATCGCACGGATCGGAGACAAACAGGACGTCATCGAGATCAAAGACGCCGTCTACGACGGCGACATCGTCCTCGCGGACATCACTCGTCACACCACGAAAGACCGGACGATGGAACACATCACTGACGAACTCAAACAGGTCGCAGGCGAGGTTGGCGGTGACATCGTCCAAAAGGACGACGATCAACTCATTATCACGCCATCGGGCGTCGCCGTCAACCGTGACCGGCTCGGCCGGTAGTCGACGCTCACTACTCGGTCAGACCGAGTCAGGTTTATCGGCGTCGTCCTCGACCGACCGTTTCATCGAGTCGCGACGGGCTTTGGCGTCGCGACCCGTCGCCATCTCGAGAAAGTCGTTTTTGACGTTGACGGCGTCTTCGGCCGCCTCGACGTGACCTTCAGCGATCACTTCTTCCGCCGGTCGCTCTTCGATATCGAGCGCGAGTTTGTCCTTCTTACTCCCGTATGGGACGGTTCCGACGGTGACACGCTCGAAAACCGGGTTGTCCGGCTCTTCGACGATGAACAGCTCCGTATCGTTGTAGGGTTCCGTACCAGCGATAGGGCCGAAGTACTCTTCGACTGTCTCGCGCATGTCCGGAATCCTGTCTTCGAGATACTCGCCGCGTCGCATCTTGTACTCGCGCATAGAAGCCCGTTCGATAGTGTCGGGTTTACCCTTTTCGCGTCGGCTCGATCACTGGGCCTCTATGACGAGCATCCCCTGATGACAGTCGGGACAGTAATCGCCCTCCCGGAGCGAGGAGGACTCGACCGGCGTCGTGAATCCACATTCCGTACATCGGAACTGGCCATCCACGATGGTGTTTGTCCCCGTGTCTCCATCCTCGACAGCTTGTTGGGCGTCGCCTAGATCGGGGTCAGTGCTCGACCACACTTCCGCTTCGTCGTCTGTCGACGACCCCTCGGCTGGCTCGGCGCTCGGCGATCCGTCGTCTGTTGTGACGTCAACGGAGAGGTCGGGACCTACGGACGGCTCGACATCCTCGGATTCAGTGGTGGTTTGGCCGGCCGAGCCAGTGTCCGTCCGCGTGGATTCTTCGGGGTCGGTAGATTCGGGCCACTCACCAGGCTCACGGACCGGATCGTCTTCGTCGTCGTCTTCGAGGATGACGCCGTCGTCTTCGGCAGGTGACTCGTACTGTGCTGTTTCGTCGGATGGCTCCGCGTTCGTGGGGTCGGCCTCGGCAACTGGCTCACCTGCCTCGGCGTCGACGATGTCTGTCGCCGCTGGCGTCGCATCCGGCTGCCCGTCGGATTCATCCGCCGTGGCTTCCTCTTCTGTAGCCACGTCTTCCGGCGTCTTGATCGTCGTTACTTCAGTGTTCTCGGAGACGACACGCGTTTCGCCACAGCGCCTGCACGTTTCGACCTCCCGGATCGTGCTGACGACCTCGTTGCCCTGTTCCTCCCGGTCGCGCTCGACGGTAGTCTCGCCGAAGTCGTGACCGAAGACCGAACACTTGATACCCATTGCCATGAAGTGGCCACCTGCGAGTTATAAGCGTACTGCTTGGGGAGTGGGGACAAGTGTAAAACCTGCCACGGCAAAGTGGTTAGTATGCAAGCGAAGCCGGAGTACCGTGACCGGGATGACACGGAAGTGGCGGTACTCGATGCGCTCGCCGAACGCCACGAGGAAGGCATGACCGTCTTCGAGTTACGGGCTTCCGTCGAGGTCGATATCGACCGGCTCGAAACCGCACTGGCGGACCTCAAGGCCGACGATCTTATCGAAGCCACTGACGAGGGCGAACAGACACGTATCGTTCCTGAGTCCACCGCGATCGGACCGGCAGACGACGAATCAACCGAGACCATCCTCAACAGACTTCGCGAGCGGTTTTCGCTCTAGGAGACGGTAAGCGTCACGAAGACGACCGACAGATTCTGCGCGACGATCAGCATCCCGCCGCCGATCATCCCGACAAACCAGACCCGCCACCCGGGGACTTGCTCGACCTGATCCCGACAGGCGAGGAGCACGAAACTGGCATACAGGGCAACGGCTCCCTTGAGGAATACCACAGCCAGCGGATCGGCCGAAAGCAACATCCGGAGTAACGGATTCACCTCGCCGGCGACTGACCCGGTGACGTTCGACGCCAGTATCGTCGTGGCTGTGTCACCGACACCCCAGATGAGCGCCAGAAAGAGAACCAACTCGCGGTATCCGGGCGTCTCGACGCCCTGCGGCCGGTCGAGACGGGTCCGGACTGACATGGGTATACGAAATATGACGGCAGGCAGTGTCAAAAATCGCCCGCTCCAATTATCGGTTTTGAGTATCAGTTTGAGAATCAAATGATGTCTCGAATTCCTGCTACCGATTACCACCCGAGTTCCGGAAAGACAGTCCTATCAAATGTAAAACCAGACGCCGATACCACATGGAATCGCTCCGAAGTAGTCCCGGGTCAGTTTGGTTGATTCCCCTGAGATATTCACTCCCTGCATGCGACCCCCCGGTGAGCAGCTAACTCTCAGGGGGAGGGTCCAGTCAGGCGGTTCTCATCCGGAGACGATCACTCCAGGGTTGAGCCGCGGGTCCGCTCCGTGGCGGCCGGACCGCCTGCCGGTGATTCGCCACATGTCTGGCAATCTTCCCTGGATTCGAACGGGATTTCGGTGAACGACATCGACCGTGCATCGTATCGAAGCAATCTGCCGGTGAGTGTCGTCCCGATGTCGAGGAGGTGCTTGATCGCTTCCGTCGCCTGGATGGACCCAATGACGCTCGGGACAGCGCCAATGACTCCGGCAGTTTCACAGTCCGGAATCGTACCCGCCGGTGGCGCTTCAGGGAAAAGACACCGGTAGCAGGGCGCACCACCGTCGAACGAGGTCACCTGTCCCTCGAACGCCGAGACGGCACCGTGGACGAGGGGCAACTCAGCGGTCACACAGGCATCGTTGAGTTGATACAGCGCCTCAATGCTATCGGTCGCATCGATGACGACGTCGTACTCTCCGAGTGGCACCTCGTCTTCGTCGAATCGTGTCTCGTAGCAACGAACCGTGACGTCCGGGTTGAGCTGAGCGACGAACGCCTCGGCGCTGTCGACCTTGGCCCGACCGACGTCGTCCGTGCCGTGGACGACCTGGCGCTGGAGGTTGCTCCGTTCGACGACGTCGTCGTCGACGAGACCCAGCGTGCCCACGCCCGCCGCTGCCAGGTACTGGATGACGGGTGAGCCCAGTCCCCCAACGCCGACGACGAGTACCGACCCCTCAAGGAGTGCGGCCTGTCCAGCCGGACCGACGTCGTCCATGACGATCTGCCGGGCATAGCGATCCAGTTGACCCTGTTCCAGATTCGGTGATGACATAGCAACCACTACCGACTACTCGTGAATAAGCAATGTGACCTGAATGGCTTCTGTGAGATTATGTCATATAAAAATATTTATCACGGTGGGTTCTGGCCTGCCAATATGGCCCCATCAACCCCGCTACGAGACCCCTCCGCGTATTTTCAACGTCACGACCGGCCGTCACTTTCTATCGCTGCAGGGGTTATCCTCACAGAAGCGATACTAATATCGATCACTGTCTGGCTATTTTTGCAGCAAGTCATGGCACAAGTGAATGTCTCTCCGGCCGAACGCGCGAGCGTGAATCATGCCATCAGCGGCGGAATCATCGGTGTGTTCATCGGAATATTCTTCGGCTGGCTCCTGTTTGCAGCCATCTTTCACGTCTTCGTCTGGTTCGCCAGTGGTGATCGAGGATTCGGGACGACGCTGGCCGTCGTCGGTGAGGCGGATCTAGTCTCGATCGTTCTGTTCCCCATCGCGGCCGCTGGCCTGTTCATGATGGTCAGTGAGATCCCATCGAACCCAGCTGCCGCTGCCGAGTTCCTTGAGCAAACTGGTCCATATACATCCCCACTGTCGCTGCTTGCGAGCTTTGTCGGGTTCATCTGGAAAGCAGCCGTTCAGGGAATCGGACTCGCCGAAGCCCACGGAATCTCCGTGTCGAAAATGCTGACGGTCGCACTTGTGCTTGGGTTCCTTGGATTCTTTTCGAACCTGGTTTGAGGATCGCGGTTACGAGTCTCTCGGCCGTCCGATCAGAGATCGTACAGGGACCCGTATTTCTCGGTCACGTACTCGAGGAAGTAATCCGCGGTATAGGTTTCACCGGTCGCTTCCTCGATCAGATCTTCGGTCGGGTAGCGCTTGCCGTGTTGGTGGACGTTCTCGGTAAGCCACTCGTGGAGCGCATCAAATTCGCCCGCTCGAACGGTGTCGTCAAACGGTCCGATCTCCGCGTCGGCCGCATCGTAGAGCTGGGCCGCGAGCACACTCCCGAGTGAGTACGTGGGGAAGTACCCGAAGGTGCCGTTCGTCCAGTGGATGTCCTGGAGACAGCCCTCGGCGTCTGTGTCGGGACGGACCCCCAGGTATTCCTCCATCTTGTCGTTCCAGACGTGCGGGACCTCGCTGACGTCCAGATCGCCCCCGATCAGGGCACGCTCGATCTCGAATCGAAGCACGATATGCATGTGATAGGTGAGTTCGTCCGCTTCGACCCGGATGAGGTTGTCGTCGTAGACCCGGTTGACCGAGCGATATGCGTCCTCGGCACTCGCCCCAACGCCGAGATGATCTTCGACAGTGGGCATGAAATACTCCCAGAACGCCTGCGAGCGGCCGATGTGGTTCTCCCAGAGACGCGACTGTGATTCGTGGACCGTCAGGTCCCGGGACTCACCGAGTGGCGTGCCGTAGTGATCGTCCGGGAGGCCGAGAGAATAGGTCGCGTGTCCGAACTCGTGTATCGTCGAGGACAGCGAGTCCAGGGGCTTTTCCTCGTCAAATCGGGTCGTGATCCGGGCGTCGAATTGTGTGCCGGAGGTGAACGGATGGGCCGAGGTATCCAGCCGACCGCGATTCCAGTCGAAGCCCAGTTCGTCCAGGGCTTCCCTGACCAGTGCTTCCTGATCGTCGACGTCGAACGTTCCTTCGAACGGGAGGGGCTGAGTAACGCCGCTATCGGCGACGTCGTCGATCAACGGAACGAGTTCGTCCCGAAGCCGTTCGAGGATCCGTTCGGCGGTGTCCAACCCGAGATAGGGTTCGAACTCCTCGAAAAGCACTTCGTATGGGTCCCTGTCAGGATCGATTGCCTCGGCATATTCCCGTCGCAGTTCGACGAGTTCCTCGAGGACAGGCGCAAACGACTCGAAATCGTCGTCCGCCCGGGCTTGTTCCCACACTGGCAAGGCCTCAGACGTGGTCTCGGAGATGCGTTCGACCAGATCACGAGGCACGTTTCGTGCCCGTTCGTGTTCACGACTGACCTCCCGAACAACCGCTTGCTGTTCGGGTTCGAGGTCGACAGCTTCGAGCTCTGCGAGCGAATCCGCGAGGTCGTCGTCCGTCAGCAGGTCGTGATGCAGCGTCGAAAGCGCCGACTGTTGTTTCGACCGGGCCGGCGTCCCGCCATCAGGCATCATTACCTGTTGGTCCCACCGGAGCAAGCCGCCAGCGTCCGCCACGTAGCTGAGCTGCTGTACGTGATCGAGTAGTTCGGCGTAGGCGTCAGGCGCTTTGGCTCCCATGCCCGCTCCTTCGGCCGGGTCCGGCAAAGACCCGACGGTTCTACTCTGCACAGATGATCCCAGATGGATCCATCCGGACCGAACCCCTGCACCAAACTATATAGCGGCATATGATTTACCCATTCGAGGCGGAACGAACGGTCACTGAGTGACCATTTCGCAGTTTCCAATAATATGTCACCCACACCCACAATCTCGCCGATCTGCCGGGGTCGGGAAGCGCTGATCAAAAGGTAAGCCGATTAACAGCCGAATGCTGGCGGAGAGAAAGGTCGCGTCACGGAGACAGCTTTGCTGTTTCCATTCGAGGCGGCACAACCGCATTGCTGGCGTCACAGTTTGCGAAGATCGGCGGCGGCCACCCTTCCCGGAATCCCCAGATGGTGAGCCGACGGGAGCGAAGTCGCGAAGCGACCAGGTTACGGTGAACGGTGAAACCGCCAACAAGGCGACCGTCGTGAGCGCCTGCGCTCGCGGATACGACGCGAGACGCCAGTACAACCTCAGCCCGTCCGTGACTCCGGTGGGCACAGCCCACCACTGATCATGGAAACCAAAGCTTTCCGGAACGGCAAACGCGTGATCCGAACGGAATGAACATCTCGAACCCCTGAACGGCGACCCCAGGGTGCCTGGGAGTCACGGAACGCGTTTGGGGGCGGCTCGTGTGATCGCACGCGATTCGGCCCCTCGCCTGCACAGAATCTCGGACGCAGAATCCGGGCTCAGTCTGGTGTGTAACCGGCTGAGATGTCGCTCTCGAACCATTCCCGATCCGAGACGGAATCGGTCACGCAATCCGGTATGGAGAGTGAAGCGGACATTCGACGCCTCGCTAACAGAACACAGCGGGGTTCAGTCGTATAGGGATCTTACAGATATTTCGGCGTGAGCCCTCTCACTTGAGGGGAATCACTCACTTGCAGGGGCGGAACTCCTCAATCGGCCTGGGCAGGTTCGGACCCCGGAGGTTTCCAGTTCGGGATGGAATTGCCTTTGTGGGTAGATTGTATCGATACCAACGTTCACGTGGAGTCCCCCATCAGCCGGCAGATTTCTGAGAGACGAAGTACAAACCACGAGAGTGAATAGGTATGGCCACTGGACATAACGATCGGCAACCTGACGGACAATCGTCGATCCAATGCAACCGTTTACGACCCTAGCCACACCAGGCCCACGTTAGTGGCAGACGCACTACTATCCGAAATCAGTATCCCGACCGTGGTCGAATCCAGCGTCCACATGTTCGCTTCGATTAACAGAGTCAAGGCGATCGTCCTGCTGCTGGACTCGTGAACTTTGAGAACCCCCCTTTGACTACCTCGAAGGCCAGCACAGAGAAGCAGTGGTTTCGCCGTCCAACCCCCAGGGGTCAGACCCTGAAAACCACTAGTCAGAAAACCGGGTCGAAACGAATACGTTGAGACAGCCACAGACAGTGTTCGTCGCCCGATTCAGTTATCGGTGAAAATAGACCTCAAATTCAGTAATGTGGTCCTATAATTCCGGAATATACGGTGCAATTCGCTCGCATTACAGTCACACATACACAGATAACTCCCCTTATCGGCAATTGTAGGGATAGATTGAAGGTGGGACGAACCGAACGACCGAGCATGCCGGATGAAGAGTCGACGTCCCGAACAGCTGTCAAGACGTACGTCCCGGCCTACCAAAAAGATGCCTGGCAGTCCCACGCCGACGAACTCGGGATGAGCCAAAGCGAGTTCGTCAGGACGATGGTCCAGGCCGGACGGCGGCATTTTTCAGAGGACGAGACAGTTGCCGCTACTCGGACACCCCAGCCGAAACCCACTGACGGTAGCCAGACAGGCGAAGGTGGCCTGGCCGATCGCGTCCGCGGGCAGCTATCAAGCGCGGGCGCACTAACATGGGACGAACTGGTCGCCGCCTTGACAGACGACATCGAGACACGGCTCGAAGATACACTGGACGAACTCCAGGAGGAAAACGCCATCAAGTATAGTGGCCGTGAGGGCGGCTACACCCTGGTCGAACCATGAGTACCGGTACTGCCATTCCAGAGGAGGTTGAAGATCCGATCGAGTACTTCCTGACGGATATTACCTACCAGGGAAAGAGCCAGCGGACGAGTGACGCTTACGAACGGGTCCTCAGGGATTTCGAAGCATCACTCCGTGAGAACGGCGAGAAGCCCCTCGCTGTGGCCTCACATCGTGATTGTATGGCGTGGATCCATTCCCAGCGAGAAGAGCTCTCAAAGAGCACTGTGGCCACGTACGCGTCCTATCTACACCGATTTTACGCCTATATGACCCAGATCGGCGTCTTCGATTCGAATCCGATGGCGATCGTCGTCGAAGAGATGGACGAACGGATCGACGCTGATCCGGCTCGTCGCGACGTTTCGATCCCGGAAATGCAGGGCTTCGTCTCCGGAATCGACCATCCGCTGGACCGTGCGGTAATCGTCACGTTGCTGAAGACCGGGATGCGAGTCGGCGAGTTGTGTAATCTCGATCAGCGTGATCTCCATCTGTCCGATGATCCCCGCGAATCGGTAACGACACGACCCGCC contains:
- a CDS encoding DUF7093 family protein, whose translation is MGIKCSVFGHDFGETTVERDREEQGNEVVSTIREVETCRRCGETRVVSENTEVTTIKTPEDVATEEEATADESDGQPDATPAATDIVDAEAGEPVAEADPTNAEPSDETAQYESPAEDDGVILEDDDEDDPVREPGEWPESTDPEESTRTDTGSAGQTTTESEDVEPSVGPDLSVDVTTDDGSPSAEPAEGSSTDDEAEVWSSTDPDLGDAQQAVEDGDTGTNTIVDGQFRCTECGFTTPVESSSLREGDYCPDCHQGMLVIEAQ
- a CDS encoding DUF6432 family protein codes for the protein MQAKPEYRDRDDTEVAVLDALAERHEEGMTVFELRASVEVDIDRLETALADLKADDLIEATDEGEQTRIVPESTAIGPADDESTETILNRLRERFSL
- a CDS encoding HesA/MoeB/ThiF family protein; protein product: MSSPNLEQGQLDRYARQIVMDDVGPAGQAALLEGSVLVVGVGGLGSPVIQYLAAAGVGTLGLVDDDVVERSNLQRQVVHGTDDVGRAKVDSAEAFVAQLNPDVTVRCYETRFDEDEVPLGEYDVVIDATDSIEALYQLNDACVTAELPLVHGAVSAFEGQVTSFDGGAPCYRCLFPEAPPAGTIPDCETAGVIGAVPSVIGSIQATEAIKHLLDIGTTLTGRLLRYDARSMSFTEIPFESREDCQTCGESPAGGPAATERTRGSTLE
- a CDS encoding YIP1 family protein — translated: MAPSTPLRDPSAYFQRHDRPSLSIAAGVILTEAILISITVWLFLQQVMAQVNVSPAERASVNHAISGGIIGVFIGIFFGWLLFAAIFHVFVWFASGDRGFGTTLAVVGEADLVSIVLFPIAAAGLFMMVSEIPSNPAAAAEFLEQTGPYTSPLSLLASFVGFIWKAAVQGIGLAEAHGISVSKMLTVALVLGFLGFFSNLV
- a CDS encoding carboxypeptidase M32, whose protein sequence is MGAKAPDAYAELLDHVQQLSYVADAGGLLRWDQQVMMPDGGTPARSKQQSALSTLHHDLLTDDDLADSLAELEAVDLEPEQQAVVREVSREHERARNVPRDLVERISETTSEALPVWEQARADDDFESFAPVLEELVELRREYAEAIDPDRDPYEVLFEEFEPYLGLDTAERILERLRDELVPLIDDVADSGVTQPLPFEGTFDVDDQEALVREALDELGFDWNRGRLDTSAHPFTSGTQFDARITTRFDEEKPLDSLSSTIHEFGHATYSLGLPDDHYGTPLGESRDLTVHESQSRLWENHIGRSQAFWEYFMPTVEDHLGVGASAEDAYRSVNRVYDDNLIRVEADELTYHMHIVLRFEIERALIGGDLDVSEVPHVWNDKMEEYLGVRPDTDAEGCLQDIHWTNGTFGYFPTYSLGSVLAAQLYDAADAEIGPFDDTVRAGEFDALHEWLTENVHQHGKRYPTEDLIEEATGETYTADYFLEYVTEKYGSLYDL
- a CDS encoding DUF5805 domain-containing protein, with product MPDEESTSRTAVKTYVPAYQKDAWQSHADELGMSQSEFVRTMVQAGRRHFSEDETVAATRTPQPKPTDGSQTGEGGLADRVRGQLSSAGALTWDELVAALTDDIETRLEDTLDELQEENAIKYSGREGGYTLVEP
- a CDS encoding tyrosine-type recombinase/integrase, with protein sequence MSTGTAIPEEVEDPIEYFLTDITYQGKSQRTSDAYERVLRDFEASLRENGEKPLAVASHRDCMAWIHSQREELSKSTVATYASYLHRFYAYMTQIGVFDSNPMAIVVEEMDERIDADPARRDVSIPEMQGFVSGIDHPLDRAVIVTLLKTGMRVGELCNLDQRDLHLSDDPRESVTTRPALDGRPDSLFVASEPSRGATVNGEQRAASNKRRRDTVVPVDADLAETLRAWLDVRPDPVSSARPLFTSTTDNWGQRITTDGVRHIVTSHASVHGWYDNGGGVEENVTPHYFRHFFTTHLRDRTGDRGIVKYLRGDVAQDIIDTYTHDWGDRVRDVYEDHIYELPVAAYRTMSET